The following coding sequences are from one Sulfitobacter sp. HNIBRBA3233 window:
- a CDS encoding MIP/aquaporin family protein, translating into MMRKYWAEAVGTAMLLISVIGSGIMGVELAQGNDAITLLANAIATGCMLYAIITVLGPISGAHFNPAVSLAFFLRGEITGGAFAIYVAAQCAGGIVGVWAAHLMFDLPVLQVSATMHRTGAAQWFSEALAMLGLLFVIFGGLRSRPDAAPVLVALYITGAYWFTASTSFANPAVTLARGFSDTFAGIYPGHIAMFVVVQIAATLVGHRALKALLDE; encoded by the coding sequence ATGATGCGCAAATACTGGGCCGAAGCCGTCGGGACCGCGATGCTGCTGATCTCGGTCATCGGGTCCGGAATCATGGGGGTGGAACTGGCGCAGGGCAATGACGCGATAACGCTTCTGGCCAATGCCATCGCCACGGGCTGCATGCTCTACGCGATCATCACCGTTCTGGGGCCAATATCTGGGGCGCATTTCAACCCTGCGGTCAGCCTCGCCTTCTTTCTGCGCGGCGAGATCACGGGCGGGGCTTTCGCGATCTACGTGGCCGCGCAATGCGCGGGGGGGATCGTGGGGGTCTGGGCCGCGCATCTGATGTTCGATCTGCCCGTGCTTCAGGTCAGCGCCACCATGCACCGCACCGGTGCGGCGCAGTGGTTTTCCGAGGCGCTGGCGATGCTGGGGCTGCTCTTCGTGATCTTCGGCGGACTGCGGTCGCGCCCCGATGCGGCGCCGGTTCTGGTGGCGCTCTATATCACCGGCGCCTACTGGTTCACCGCCTCCACCAGCTTTGCCAACCCTGCGGTCACCCTGGCGCGGGGGTTCTCGGATACCTTCGCGGGCATCTATCCGGGGCATATCGCGATGTTCGTTGTGGTCCAGATCGCGGCGACGCT
- a CDS encoding arsenate reductase ArsC has protein sequence MNILVLCTGNSARSILLECLLRRLGEGRISSFSAGSQPAGQVHPQSIRLLDAEGFDTAPLASKSWDVFAAPEAPAMDAVITVCGSAAEETCPIWPGVPVRAHWGVEDPAAVTGDAAPAAFRDAFDLLRRRAEAFLAAPVEEMDSAALKQHLDACGRLP, from the coding sequence ATGAATATACTTGTCCTCTGCACCGGTAACTCGGCCCGCTCCATCCTTCTTGAATGTCTCCTGCGCCGTCTGGGCGAAGGACGCATCTCCTCTTTCTCGGCGGGCAGCCAGCCCGCGGGGCAGGTTCACCCGCAGTCGATCCGCCTGCTCGACGCCGAAGGCTTCGACACCGCCCCCCTCGCCTCCAAAAGCTGGGATGTCTTTGCCGCGCCGGAGGCGCCCGCGATGGATGCGGTCATCACCGTCTGCGGCTCTGCGGCGGAAGAAACCTGCCCGATCTGGCCCGGCGTGCCGGTGCGCGCCCATTGGGGCGTCGAAGACCCCGCTGCGGTGACAGGCGATGCGGCCCCGGCTGCCTTCCGCGACGCCTTTGACCTTCTGCGCCGCCGGGCCGAGGCATTTCTGGCCGCGCCGGTCGAGGAGATGGACAGCGCCGCCCTGAAACAGCACCTCGACGCCTGCGGACGCCTGCCATGA